In Rutidosis leptorrhynchoides isolate AG116_Rl617_1_P2 chromosome 2, CSIRO_AGI_Rlap_v1, whole genome shotgun sequence, one genomic interval encodes:
- the LOC139888593 gene encoding uncharacterized protein yields the protein MRKYLKLVQESAEKFEFFELSQVSRSQNKKADALSKHVALTFSHFQKQVWVEELPNKSIDGSLVVAAIEEVEPNWMDPIVNYLRNSALPEDKKEARLVRERSPMYVIENDVLYRKSYLGPLMRSVGPAEAATIVEEVHSGSCALHSGYKTIAAKIMRMGYFWPTYTAMLHKLLKDAKVVKGTHRRTENQDMI from the coding sequence ATGCGGAAGTATTTAAAACTTGTGCAAGAGTCTGCAGAAAAATTTGAATTTTTCGAGTTATCACAAGTATCAAGAAGTcaaaacaaaaaggcggatgcgTTAAGCAAGCATGTTGCATTAACATTTTCGCACTTTCAAAAGCAGGTCTGGGTAGAAGAACTTCCCAATAAGTCCATTGATGGAAGTTTGGTTGTTGCGGCTATAGAAGAAGTTGAACCGAATTGGATGGATCCTATTGTGAATTATTTACGAAATAGTGCATTACCAGAAGATAAAAAGGAAGCTCGATTGGTACGCGAAAGATCACCTATGTATGTGATTGAAAATGATGTGTTATATCGCAAATCATATTTGGGACCATTAATGCGGAGTGTTGGACCCGCGGAGGCTGCAACAATTGTTGAAGAAGTGCATAGCGGATCATGCGCTCTTCATTCAGGTTATAAAACTATTGCCGCGAAAATAATGCGAATGGGTTACTTTTGGCCTACCTATACCGCGATGTTGCACAAATTGTTAAAAGATGCAAAAGTTGTCAAAGGCACGCACCGCAGAACAGAAAACCAAGACATGATATGA